A portion of the Mycobacterium paraseoulense genome contains these proteins:
- a CDS encoding cytochrome P450 encodes MSNYESIDFFTDPSLVPDPHPYFDYLRSQNPVLRLPHYGVVAVTGYDEACEVYKAPETFSNIVALGGPFPPLPFQPEGDDISAQIEEHRSFFPMHEHMVTMDPPDHTKARSVLAKLLTPSRLKQNEEFMWRLADRQLDEFLRYGECEFIAEYSKPFATLVIADLLGVPEEDHKEFRKVLGADRPEARVGALDHESVGINPLEWLDEKFCTYIEDRRREPRNDVLTSLASAKYPDGSTPPVIEVVRSATFLFAAGQETTAKLLSAALQVLGDRPDIQRELREDRSLIPGFIEESLRMESPVKSDSRLAVKKTTIGGVEIPAGTVVMVLPGAANRDPRRFENPHEFDLHRRNVREHMAFARGVHSCPGGPLARVEGRVSIERLLDRMSHIEINETHHGPSADRRYTYEPTYILRGLSELHLRFTTADAIAVAG; translated from the coding sequence ATGAGTAACTACGAGTCGATCGACTTCTTCACCGATCCGTCTCTGGTCCCCGATCCCCACCCCTACTTCGACTACCTGCGTAGTCAGAATCCGGTGCTGCGTCTGCCCCATTACGGCGTCGTCGCCGTCACCGGTTACGACGAGGCCTGTGAGGTCTACAAGGCCCCGGAGACGTTCTCCAACATCGTCGCCCTCGGCGGGCCGTTTCCCCCGTTGCCCTTCCAGCCCGAAGGCGACGACATCAGTGCCCAGATCGAAGAGCACCGCAGCTTTTTCCCGATGCACGAGCACATGGTCACCATGGATCCGCCGGACCACACCAAGGCGCGATCGGTGCTGGCGAAGCTGCTGACGCCGAGCCGGCTGAAGCAGAACGAGGAATTCATGTGGCGCCTCGCCGACCGTCAGCTCGACGAGTTCCTGCGATACGGAGAGTGCGAATTCATCGCCGAGTACTCAAAACCGTTCGCCACCTTGGTGATCGCCGATCTGCTGGGCGTGCCCGAAGAGGACCACAAGGAGTTCCGCAAGGTCTTGGGCGCCGACCGCCCCGAGGCGCGGGTGGGCGCGCTGGACCACGAGTCGGTCGGCATCAATCCGCTGGAGTGGCTCGACGAGAAGTTCTGCACGTACATCGAGGATCGGCGACGCGAGCCGCGCAATGACGTCCTGACGTCGCTGGCGTCGGCGAAATACCCCGACGGTTCGACGCCGCCGGTCATCGAGGTCGTCCGTTCGGCGACGTTCCTGTTCGCCGCCGGCCAGGAGACCACGGCCAAGCTGCTCAGTGCGGCGCTGCAGGTACTTGGCGACCGGCCGGACATCCAGCGGGAGCTGCGCGAGGACCGCAGCCTGATTCCCGGGTTCATCGAGGAATCGCTGCGGATGGAGAGTCCCGTCAAGAGCGATTCACGGCTGGCCGTCAAGAAGACCACCATCGGTGGGGTCGAGATCCCCGCCGGCACCGTCGTGATGGTGCTGCCGGGCGCGGCGAATCGTGACCCGCGCCGCTTCGAGAATCCGCACGAATTCGACTTGCACCGACGCAACGTGCGCGAGCACATGGCCTTCGCCCGCGGCGTGCATTCCTGCCCCGGTGGCCCGCTGGCCCGCGTCGAGGGCCGGGTCTCGATCGAGCGGCTGCTGGACCGGATGTCGCACATCGAGATCAACGAAACCCACCATGGGCCGAGCGCCGATCGTCGCTACACCTACGAGCCGACGTACATCCTGCGCGGCCTGAGCGAACTGCACCTGAGGTTCACGACCGCAGACGCGATCGCCGTCGCGGGCTGA
- a CDS encoding cytochrome C oxidase subunit IV family protein, whose translation MGIKFNRRLPAVWLILASLTLAYLWIDHSAGGSPRSSAAVTSGVIVIALVKVRIIFREFMEVRNAPVLLCRLTDAWVVVMAAALLGCYFVGMNL comes from the coding sequence ATCGGAATCAAGTTCAACAGGCGGTTGCCGGCGGTATGGCTGATCCTGGCGTCGCTGACGCTGGCCTACCTGTGGATAGACCATTCCGCCGGTGGATCGCCGCGATCCAGTGCGGCGGTCACGTCGGGCGTCATCGTGATCGCACTTGTCAAGGTGCGCATCATTTTTCGCGAGTTCATGGAGGTCCGGAACGCTCCGGTCCTGTTGTGCCGGCTGACCGACGCGTGGGTGGTCGTCATGGCCGCCGCCCTGCTCGGCTGCTACTTCGTCGGCATGAACCTTTGA
- a CDS encoding cytochrome c oxidase subunit 3 family protein: MTGVAEKDQRTRFVPGQPDMWAFVLFETLVFTAYFGFYLFSRARDPELFLHSQAQLDLRIGVFNTLVLLLSSWSVAQCVQSARAGAYRAALRDVFVTAAFAAMFLFFKVFEWVRLVGMGDGLDSNDFFTYYFFLTGIHFVHLLIGFVALGVVVYQLRSPARRSQELVETCATYWHTVDFLWVLIFALLYVVR; the protein is encoded by the coding sequence ATGACCGGCGTCGCGGAAAAGGATCAACGGACCAGGTTCGTGCCCGGCCAGCCCGACATGTGGGCCTTCGTGTTGTTCGAGACGCTGGTCTTCACCGCATATTTCGGCTTCTACCTGTTCTCCCGCGCTCGTGACCCCGAGCTTTTCCTGCACTCGCAGGCACAGCTGGACCTGCGCATCGGGGTCTTCAACACCCTTGTCCTGCTGCTGAGCTCCTGGTCGGTGGCGCAGTGTGTCCAGTCTGCCCGTGCCGGCGCCTACCGTGCGGCGCTGCGCGACGTGTTCGTCACGGCCGCATTCGCCGCAATGTTCCTGTTCTTCAAGGTGTTCGAGTGGGTCCGCTTGGTCGGCATGGGAGACGGGTTGGACAGCAATGACTTCTTCACCTATTACTTCTTTCTCACCGGCATCCATTTCGTGCACCTGCTGATCGGCTTCGTCGCGCTCGGCGTCGTCGTCTACCAACTGCGCAGTCCGGCCCGCCGTTCGCAGGAACTCGTCGAAACGTGTGCGACCTATTGGCACACCGTTGATTTCCTATGGGTGCTCATCTTCGCGCTGCTCTACGTGGTGAGGTGA
- a CDS encoding TetR/AcrR family transcriptional regulator: MGTAREQVSGGQFRLIEHSAARTRVLDAALELFAAHGVSGTSLQMIADAVGITKAAVYHQFRTKEQIVIAVTERELGRLEPAIEEAEAFDDGPQARDALLVRVVEMAVRDRRLVRTLQFDPVVVRLLAEHKPFQVFMDRLYRVLLSDAGLDGRIEAAMFSGALSTAVMHPLVADIDDDTLLDRVTDLSRRLLGLPRQARK; this comes from the coding sequence GTGGGAACAGCACGGGAACAGGTCAGCGGTGGGCAATTCCGGCTGATCGAGCACAGCGCGGCCCGGACGCGGGTGCTCGATGCCGCGTTGGAACTGTTCGCCGCACACGGTGTCAGCGGTACGTCGCTGCAGATGATCGCCGATGCCGTCGGGATAACGAAAGCTGCTGTCTACCATCAATTCCGGACTAAAGAGCAGATCGTCATCGCGGTGACCGAACGCGAACTCGGCCGGCTCGAGCCGGCCATCGAGGAGGCCGAAGCATTCGACGACGGGCCTCAGGCAAGAGATGCCTTATTGGTGCGGGTGGTTGAGATGGCCGTCCGCGACCGCCGGTTGGTGCGCACGCTGCAATTCGATCCCGTCGTCGTCCGATTGCTGGCCGAGCACAAGCCGTTTCAAGTCTTCATGGACCGTCTGTACCGGGTGCTGCTGAGCGATGCGGGCCTGGACGGGCGGATCGAGGCGGCCATGTTCTCCGGCGCGCTCAGCACGGCTGTCATGCATCCGCTGGTTGCCGACATCGATGACGACACACTGCTCGACCGGGTTACCGACTTGAGCCGGCGCCTGCTCGGTCTGCCTCGGCAGGCCCGCAAGTGA
- a CDS encoding Rv2253/PknI dimerization domain-containing protein, translating to MRSVRTLTTATLVAATVFGGVGTPSIARATTKEEVAVNGTFRATSIGDWAQRNDQYFGEPTVVQTWTISSSCVTFQECHGTVTSDQGWSAPLYMNDGEMWKVKREVPNWERCEDGTAFTGQQTFYFYPVNEYGGYQLGTSTYAGKDKTVGPSGACGQNQWLDIAMPLRLDKLG from the coding sequence ATGCGATCAGTTCGAACACTCACCACCGCAACGCTGGTCGCTGCCACCGTATTCGGCGGTGTGGGCACGCCATCCATAGCGCGGGCAACAACCAAGGAAGAAGTGGCCGTCAACGGGACGTTCCGCGCCACGTCCATCGGCGATTGGGCCCAGCGGAACGATCAGTACTTCGGCGAGCCGACGGTCGTCCAGACCTGGACGATTAGCTCGTCGTGCGTCACGTTTCAGGAATGCCACGGTACCGTGACCAGCGACCAGGGATGGAGCGCGCCCCTATATATGAATGACGGGGAGATGTGGAAGGTCAAGCGCGAGGTGCCAAACTGGGAACGGTGCGAGGACGGCACCGCGTTCACCGGGCAGCAGACCTTCTACTTCTATCCCGTGAACGAATACGGCGGATATCAGCTCGGGACGTCGACCTACGCCGGAAAAGACAAGACGGTCGGACCGTCGGGTGCCTGCGGGCAAAACCAGTGGCTTGATATCGCGATGCCGTTGCGCCTGGACAAATTAGGCTGA
- a CDS encoding MCE family protein, with protein MLTRFVRIQLAVFAIAGTIGVIAMVLFYIQAPTLLGIGRMTVTLELPATGGLYRFSNVTYRGVQLGKVTSVGLTATGAKATLSLSTSPRVPADLTAKVLSVSAVGEQYVDLQPKTDSPPYLHDGSVISVGDTTIPQPVGPMLDQLNALVQSIPKTKLGQLLDESFQGFNGSGYDLGSLIDSSQTLSRDANGVVDRTRALTEDTGPLLDTQARTTDSIRTWARSFAGISDVLANNDSHFRTILQNGPEAANEASRLLQQIKPTLPVLLANLTTIGQIGVTYHPSLEQLLVLLPSAVAIEQAAAAPNHPEGTAQGDFALTIDDPPICTVGFMPPNTWRSPDDLTDIDTPDGLYCKLPQDSPIGVRGARNYPCMGHPGKRAPTVEICNSDKPYMPLAMRQHVLGPYPLDPNLLAQGVPPDDRITSNDRIFGPVEGTPLPPGAVPRGTPAGPRGENPPPGTVGAAVPPVPSSGPPPLAPMSRMSADLPPIAPLDVPAAGDLPPPPAAPAAPAPPEAAPPDTAGGAGPQAAPSAFGGGAGKPVPSVTIARYDPRTGRYVGPDGKLYQQSDLVAPKAPKTWQDMLPT; from the coding sequence ATGCTGACGCGCTTCGTCCGGATCCAACTCGCGGTCTTCGCGATCGCCGGAACCATCGGCGTGATCGCGATGGTCCTCTTCTACATCCAGGCGCCGACCCTGCTGGGCATCGGCCGGATGACGGTGACGCTGGAGCTGCCGGCCACCGGCGGCCTGTACCGGTTTTCCAACGTGACCTACCGTGGGGTTCAGCTCGGCAAGGTCACTTCGGTGGGCCTGACGGCGACCGGCGCGAAAGCGACGCTGTCGCTTAGCACTTCACCGAGGGTCCCCGCGGACCTGACGGCGAAGGTGCTCAGTGTCTCCGCGGTGGGTGAACAGTACGTAGACTTGCAGCCCAAAACCGATTCGCCGCCCTACCTGCACGACGGTTCGGTCATCTCCGTAGGCGACACGACGATTCCGCAGCCGGTCGGGCCGATGCTCGACCAGCTCAACGCCTTGGTCCAAAGCATCCCGAAGACCAAACTCGGCCAGTTGCTCGACGAGTCCTTCCAGGGATTCAACGGTTCGGGCTACGACCTGGGGTCACTGATCGATTCGTCACAGACATTGTCCCGCGACGCCAACGGCGTCGTCGATCGCACCCGAGCCCTCACGGAAGACACTGGGCCACTTCTGGATACGCAAGCACGCACCACCGATTCGATCAGGACGTGGGCACGTAGTTTCGCCGGCATCTCGGATGTGCTGGCCAACAACGATTCCCACTTCCGCACGATCCTGCAAAACGGTCCCGAGGCTGCCAACGAAGCGTCCCGGCTTCTCCAACAGATCAAACCGACGTTGCCGGTGCTGCTCGCCAACCTCACCACCATCGGTCAGATCGGCGTCACCTACCACCCCTCGCTGGAGCAGCTGCTGGTCTTGCTGCCGTCCGCGGTGGCCATCGAGCAGGCCGCCGCGGCGCCAAACCACCCCGAAGGTACGGCCCAAGGCGACTTCGCGCTCACGATCGACGACCCGCCGATTTGCACGGTCGGGTTCATGCCACCCAACACATGGCGATCCCCGGACGACCTCACCGACATCGACACCCCGGACGGGCTGTATTGCAAACTCCCGCAGGATTCACCGATCGGGGTCCGCGGTGCCCGCAACTATCCCTGTATGGGTCACCCGGGCAAGCGCGCGCCCACCGTCGAAATCTGCAACAGCGACAAACCGTACATGCCGTTGGCGATGCGCCAGCACGTCCTCGGTCCCTACCCACTCGATCCGAACCTGCTTGCCCAGGGCGTCCCGCCCGACGACCGGATTACTTCCAACGACAGAATCTTCGGCCCGGTGGAGGGCACGCCGCTGCCGCCGGGGGCGGTGCCGCGCGGCACACCGGCGGGGCCCCGGGGAGAGAACCCACCACCGGGCACGGTCGGAGCGGCGGTACCGCCCGTGCCGTCGTCCGGACCACCTCCGCTGGCGCCCATGTCGAGAATGTCGGCTGACCTTCCGCCCATCGCGCCGCTCGACGTCCCTGCGGCCGGGGACCTCCCCCCGCCACCAGCGGCGCCCGCGGCGCCCGCGCCTCCCGAAGCCGCACCGCCCGACACCGCCGGCGGCGCAGGGCCGCAGGCCGCGCCCAGCGCGTTCGGTGGCGGCGCCGGTAAGCCGGTGCCGTCGGTCACCATCGCCCGGTACGACCCGCGCACGGGCCGTTATGTCGGTCCCGACGGCAAGCTGTACCAGCAGTCCGATCTCGTTGCCCCGAAAGCACCCAAGACGTGGCAAGACATGCTGCCCACCTGA
- a CDS encoding MCE family protein — translation MIARVAARRVFAVGCCVVVTATGCAFHGLNSLPLPGAVGRGPGANIYHVELPNVGTMESNSPVMIDDVVVGSVGAMRVHGWHADVEISVKRDVVVPANVVATVGQTSLLGSMHVELNTPLGQPGSGRLQPGATIPLSRSSAYPSTEQTLSSLGAVVNGGGLGQIGEIIHNFSAALSGREGAVRDLITRLDTFVGTLDDQRDNLVDSIQALNRLAATFADQRDVLTQALQKIPPALDVLVKERPRLTAALDKLRVFSNTATRLVNDSQADLVKNLQNLEPTIKALADVGPELGTAIAAAFVFPFTQNFVDRAVRGDYFNLHVDLDLSIPRLKRGLMLGTHWGQLDQPLVPLPGDPYYLQYTHDPMHDPLRPPWVDPNALPPLPGPRPGAAPLPGPPPTAAPQSDAALGQTPPPATAPTEGGG, via the coding sequence ATGATCGCCCGGGTAGCGGCGCGGCGGGTGTTCGCCGTCGGCTGTTGCGTGGTGGTGACGGCAACGGGATGCGCATTCCACGGCCTGAACTCGCTACCGCTGCCCGGCGCGGTCGGACGCGGGCCGGGAGCCAACATCTACCATGTCGAGCTGCCGAATGTCGGCACGATGGAGTCGAATTCGCCGGTGATGATCGACGATGTCGTCGTTGGCAGCGTCGGCGCGATGAGGGTGCACGGCTGGCACGCCGACGTCGAGATCTCGGTGAAGCGCGATGTCGTCGTCCCGGCCAACGTGGTGGCCACCGTGGGCCAGACCAGCCTGCTGGGGTCGATGCACGTGGAGCTCAACACGCCGCTCGGCCAGCCGGGAAGCGGACGGTTGCAGCCGGGCGCCACCATCCCGCTCAGTCGATCATCGGCCTACCCGTCGACGGAGCAGACGCTGTCGTCGCTGGGAGCGGTCGTCAACGGCGGCGGGTTGGGACAGATCGGTGAGATCATCCACAATTTCTCCGCCGCCCTGTCCGGGCGAGAGGGCGCGGTACGTGATCTGATCACTCGCCTCGACACCTTCGTCGGAACGCTGGACGATCAGCGGGACAACCTCGTTGACTCGATCCAGGCGCTGAACCGGCTGGCGGCCACGTTCGCCGACCAGCGCGACGTGCTCACCCAGGCGCTGCAGAAGATTCCGCCCGCTCTCGATGTGCTGGTCAAGGAGCGCCCACGGCTCACCGCCGCCCTGGACAAACTTCGCGTCTTCAGCAACACCGCCACCCGGTTGGTCAACGACTCGCAGGCCGACCTGGTCAAGAATCTCCAAAACCTGGAGCCGACCATAAAGGCGCTCGCCGACGTCGGGCCGGAGTTGGGCACGGCGATCGCGGCCGCGTTCGTGTTCCCGTTCACCCAGAACTTCGTCGACCGAGCCGTGCGGGGCGACTACTTCAACCTGCACGTCGATCTGGACTTGTCGATTCCACGGCTCAAGCGAGGACTGATGCTGGGAACGCACTGGGGGCAGCTGGATCAGCCGTTGGTGCCGCTGCCCGGGGACCCGTATTACCTGCAGTACACCCACGATCCGATGCACGACCCCCTGCGGCCACCGTGGGTCGACCCCAATGCGCTGCCGCCGCTCCCCGGGCCTCGGCCGGGCGCGGCCCCGCTACCCGGGCCACCGCCCACTGCGGCACCGCAGTCCGACGCGGCTCTTGGTCAAACACCGCCGCCGGCAACGGCACCGACGGAAGGTGGCGGATAG
- a CDS encoding MCE family protein — protein MTSRIPRNRLTAVAAVVLVGLIVAGAAVLVRNTLFGPKTITAYFTTATAIYPHDEVRVSGVKVGTIKSIQPQGTQAKMTLKVDRDVPIPADAKAVIVAPNLVASRYVQLTPAYRDSGPVMRDGGVIPVERTAVPVEWDEVKTQLMRLATDLGPKSGVSGTSVGRFIDSAANALDGNGDKLRQTLGQLSGVGRILANGSGNIVDIIKNLQTFVGALRDSNVQIVQFNERLATLTSVVNDSKSDLDAALTDLSTAVGEVQRFIAGTRNQTSEQIARLADVTQTLVDHHMDLENILHAAPNALGNFFNDYNADTGTIVGGFGIMNFANPTWGGQLLLSFPGCDQIGAIENVTAVESGKLCALFLGPGLRLLNFNNLPIPINIFLQKSIDPSNILYTEPRLAPGGEGPKPGPPEMPPAISAYTGLPGDPVGPPGAVPPARIPGAAMPLPPPPSTPVPPPPPPAQSTSDMLLPTDGPQQ, from the coding sequence ATGACCTCCCGAATCCCCCGTAACAGGCTGACTGCCGTGGCGGCGGTTGTCCTGGTCGGCCTCATCGTCGCTGGCGCCGCCGTCCTCGTTCGTAATACGTTGTTCGGCCCCAAGACGATCACCGCCTACTTCACCACGGCCACCGCGATCTATCCCCATGACGAGGTGCGGGTATCGGGTGTCAAAGTCGGCACCATCAAATCCATTCAGCCGCAGGGCACTCAGGCCAAGATGACCCTCAAGGTCGACCGCGATGTGCCGATTCCGGCGGATGCGAAGGCGGTGATCGTCGCCCCGAACCTGGTGGCCTCCCGCTACGTCCAACTCACACCGGCCTATCGAGATAGTGGACCGGTCATGCGCGATGGGGGAGTGATACCGGTCGAACGGACCGCAGTCCCGGTCGAGTGGGATGAGGTCAAGACCCAGTTGATGCGGCTGGCAACGGATTTGGGGCCCAAGAGTGGGGTATCGGGCACGTCGGTGGGCCGGTTCATCGACAGCGCCGCCAATGCGCTCGACGGCAACGGCGACAAGCTGCGGCAGACACTCGGTCAGTTGTCGGGGGTGGGCCGCATCCTCGCCAACGGTAGCGGCAACATCGTCGACATCATCAAGAACCTGCAGACCTTCGTCGGCGCGCTACGCGACAGCAACGTGCAGATCGTGCAGTTCAACGAACGCCTGGCCACGCTCACCAGCGTGGTCAACGACAGCAAGTCCGACCTGGACGCGGCGCTCACCGACCTGTCGACGGCGGTCGGCGAAGTGCAGCGGTTTATCGCTGGGACGCGCAACCAGACCAGCGAGCAGATTGCCCGGCTGGCCGACGTCACGCAGACTCTGGTCGATCACCACATGGATCTGGAAAACATTTTGCACGCGGCGCCGAATGCGCTCGGCAACTTCTTCAATGACTACAACGCGGACACCGGAACCATTGTGGGCGGGTTCGGGATCATGAATTTCGCGAATCCGACATGGGGGGGCCAGCTTCTGCTGTCCTTCCCAGGCTGCGACCAAATCGGCGCCATCGAGAACGTCACCGCGGTTGAATCGGGGAAGCTGTGCGCCCTGTTCCTCGGTCCCGGCCTGCGACTACTGAACTTCAACAATCTGCCGATTCCCATCAATATCTTCCTGCAGAAGTCGATAGATCCCTCCAACATCCTCTACACCGAACCGCGGCTGGCTCCCGGCGGCGAGGGCCCGAAACCCGGACCACCCGAGATGCCGCCCGCGATATCGGCCTACACCGGCTTGCCCGGTGATCCGGTTGGACCGCCGGGCGCAGTGCCGCCGGCCCGGATACCGGGCGCGGCGATGCCGCTGCCGCCCCCGCCGTCCACACCCGTGCCGCCGCCTCCGCCCCCAGCGCAGAGCACGTCAGACATGCTGTTGCCGACCGACGGGCCACAACAATGA
- a CDS encoding MCE family protein, which produces MLKYRGAGLVKAGLIGVVLAVMVILVGLSPDRFISWATMVRYQALFTEAGGLATGNPVIVSGVKVGTVSDVKLQRGDALVTFAMKGNILLGSETSAHIRTGTLLGERMLAVESAGSGTLHPMALIPVSRTSSPYSLTEAVSDLTNDTAGTNTTALNQSLDTLAATLDQIAPQMGPAFDALTRLSRTLNSRNKNLGELFKSAGDVTGILSERSQQVNKLILNSDSLLQVLVARRQEIVDLLANTSAVAKQLTLLVHENESKLAPTLEKLNSVTAVLEKNRDNISKALPGLKKFQITVGEGISSMYAYQAFVPNFLAPQLFQPIFDYLWGFRTFDTSKGPGYPSPLPRSLTPWPYNGIPVCPGCTLGGRVGGSQ; this is translated from the coding sequence ATGCTCAAGTATCGCGGAGCTGGGCTCGTCAAGGCAGGACTCATCGGCGTCGTCCTGGCGGTGATGGTCATCCTGGTGGGCCTGTCACCTGACCGGTTCATCTCGTGGGCGACGATGGTCAGGTACCAGGCACTGTTTACCGAAGCCGGCGGCTTGGCGACGGGCAACCCCGTGATCGTGTCGGGCGTGAAGGTCGGCACGGTGTCGGATGTGAAGCTGCAACGCGGCGATGCTTTGGTGACGTTCGCGATGAAGGGCAACATCCTGCTCGGGTCGGAGACTTCCGCGCACATTCGCACCGGCACGCTGTTGGGTGAACGGATGCTGGCGGTGGAGTCCGCCGGCAGCGGCACGTTGCACCCGATGGCGCTCATTCCCGTCTCGCGCACGTCTTCGCCTTACTCGCTGACGGAAGCGGTCAGCGACTTGACAAATGACACTGCTGGGACGAACACCACGGCGCTGAACCAGTCGCTGGACACGCTGGCGGCGACGCTCGACCAGATCGCGCCACAAATGGGGCCGGCCTTCGACGCGCTCACCCGGTTGTCGCGCACCCTCAACAGCCGCAACAAGAACCTGGGCGAGCTGTTCAAGAGCGCCGGCGACGTCACCGGGATCCTTTCCGAGCGCAGCCAGCAGGTCAACAAGCTCATCCTCAATTCCGACTCTCTGCTCCAGGTGCTGGTGGCGCGGCGGCAAGAGATCGTCGACCTCCTGGCAAACACGTCGGCGGTGGCCAAACAGCTGACGCTGTTGGTGCACGAGAACGAAAGCAAACTGGCCCCGACGCTGGAGAAGCTGAATTCGGTGACCGCGGTGCTGGAGAAGAACCGCGACAACATCAGCAAAGCGCTGCCGGGCCTCAAGAAATTCCAGATCACCGTCGGTGAGGGTATCTCCAGCATGTACGCCTATCAGGCGTTCGTTCCGAACTTCCTTGCCCCACAACTCTTCCAACCGATCTTCGACTACCTGTGGGGATTCCGCACCTTCGATACCTCGAAGGGACCTGGCTACCCGTCACCGTTGCCGCGGTCGCTGACCCCCTGGCCGTACAACGGTATTCCGGTGTGCCCTGGCTGCACGTTGGGCGGCAGGGTCGGAGGATCACAATGA
- a CDS encoding MCE family protein has product MRTRATLIKFAIFAVVMAMLTAFLFFIFGQYRTGATNGYSAVFTDVSRLKAGQSVRVAGIRVGTVNSVSLQPDKKVVVKFDADRSIVLTEGTRAAVRYLNLVGDRYLELVDGPGSTKHLPAGGQIPVNRTAPALDLDLLLGGLKPVTQGLNARDVNALTSGLIQVFQGQGGTLESLFTKTTSFSNALADNDQTVQQLIDNLNIVIGTISKDGTKFSGAIDRLERLVSGLSDDRNTIGSAIDALDRGTASLADLLSSARPSLSGTIDQLSRLAPILDSDKDRLDAALGKAPKNYRKLVRLGVAGATIPYYLCQLTLRGTDLQGRTVRAPIFRSDAGRCTEP; this is encoded by the coding sequence ATGAGAACGCGCGCCACGCTGATCAAGTTCGCCATCTTCGCGGTCGTGATGGCCATGCTGACCGCATTCCTGTTCTTCATCTTCGGCCAGTACCGGACGGGCGCGACCAACGGGTATTCCGCGGTGTTCACCGACGTGTCGCGTCTCAAGGCGGGTCAGTCGGTGCGGGTCGCCGGTATCCGGGTCGGAACGGTCAATAGCGTTTCGCTACAGCCGGACAAAAAAGTCGTGGTCAAGTTTGACGCCGACCGCAGCATCGTCCTCACCGAGGGCACCAGGGCGGCGGTCCGTTACCTGAACCTGGTGGGCGATCGCTACCTGGAACTCGTCGATGGTCCGGGCTCGACGAAGCACCTGCCGGCCGGCGGTCAGATTCCCGTCAACCGCACAGCGCCGGCGCTCGACCTCGATCTGCTACTCGGCGGACTGAAACCCGTTACCCAGGGCCTGAATGCGCGTGACGTCAACGCGCTGACGTCAGGACTGATACAGGTCTTCCAGGGGCAGGGCGGGACTCTCGAGTCGCTGTTCACCAAGACGACATCGTTCTCAAACGCCCTGGCCGACAACGATCAGACCGTGCAGCAACTGATCGACAACCTCAATATCGTGATCGGCACGATCTCCAAGGACGGCACCAAGTTCTCCGGCGCCATCGATCGCCTCGAACGCCTTGTCAGCGGGCTGTCGGACGACCGCAACACCATCGGCTCCGCCATCGACGCGCTCGACAGGGGAACCGCGTCGCTGGCTGACCTGCTGAGCAGCGCCCGGCCGTCGCTGTCCGGCACGATCGATCAGCTGAGTCGGCTGGCGCCGATTCTCGATAGCGACAAGGACCGCCTAGACGCCGCACTCGGAAAGGCGCCAAAGAACTACCGCAAGCTGGTTCGACTCGGCGTGGCCGGCGCCACCATCCCGTACTACCTGTGCCAGTTGACACTCCGCGGCACGGATCTTCAGGGCAGGACGGTAAGAGCCCCCATATTTAGGTCGGACGCGGGAAGGTGCACGGAACCCTGA